Below is a window of Mucilaginibacter sp. PAMC 26640 DNA.
ACAGTGAAGCGATAAGGCCAAGCTTATCCTTAATCATTCAGCAACTGATAGCAGGCTATCATGATGCTCCTGTTTATTATCGAGACAGTACCTTAATATTCTTATCCAACGCCATCATCGCCATAGATCCTCAAATTTGGGAGCCAGGATTCGTGCAATTCTGGCATCATTATAAACAGGAAGGTTTGCTCTTTGATGCCGACCATCGCCGGGAAAACTTTTTAAAGTTTTTTGAAGCAGGGATAAAATATGTAGACCAAAATGAGACGATCCAAATGATCGTTAAAGATGCGATTACGCAAGTTATAGCAGGTAAAGGCGATCAGGCCATTACTTATCTCTATTTACTTAACCAAAATAAAAATTTTAAGAATTTTTCAGTAGAGTTTTCGGCTGATATTGATGAGCTGATCGTTGAAGTGATCAAAAGATTACGGGAAAACAAAGAGGACGCGATATATGCATTAGGGAATATTCATAAACGATTGAAAAGTGAACATCAGGTTTTACTGGCGCAAGCACTGGCGGACTTTGATTATAGTCAAATAAAAAATGGTAACTCCTGGTCGATATTTTTGTATTTCATCAGCGCCGACAGTAATCTTCAGGAAAGACTTAAACAGTCTATAATTAACAGTGGCCTTGCTTTTTATACGGGCATTGAAGGCCACACAGCAAGCTTTGGCGGTACAAATTATGTTATACCTATTCATCGTTTGACCGCTGGCGAAATCCGTAAAAATGGGCTTATTTGGAGTGAGGTAGAGATAATTGCGCTTTATAAACAATTAAAAGAAAAAGCAGCACCCCTCGAACGGTACATGGACAAGGATCAAATGATGTTTTCTTTTACAGAGGTTTTGGAAGAAATGCAATGGTTCCTTGACCGTTACAAAGAAGAATTAAAAAATCAGCCGGATTTTATTGAACAGTTTGCAACGATCACAAGGTATTATCAGGATAACCGTAATTATAAGGAACTGGAAAGTGGCTTGATCAGTAATGATCATAGTACTGTTGTCTGGTCATTAGCTGAACTCAGCACTGCGGTATATACTGGCATCGCCACTGTGAAACAACTTAGCCTGGTTGTTTATAAAGTTTTAATGCAAAGTGACCCTGCTCTTGAAGCAAGTATTGATTACCTGGCTGCTTGGATGGATAAACTAATGAAGCGTCCTGAATTAAGCGTTTTACACCCCTTGCTTTCTGACATCTTAAAACAATACCGTGAAAATCCGCTACTAAATTATGACGTGGCATTCATACAAGAAAAATTTATTCGCATAGCGAACAGGTTATCCCGAAACAAGCTGGCAGATGAACATACGAAATGGTGGCTCGATGAAGCAAATCAGTCCGAGTATAACAACATTAAACAATTCGTAAAAACCATTCAATTGAATGAAGAGTCGGAGGAATAACACAGCTGTAGGATTTTTTGTTTACTAGTATAAACAGTTAATAATGAGATCACTGCACTTTTAGACCAATAAAAAATAATGGATATCAACATGTTATCAAGTCGTGGTAGTCAGTTTTAATAGCATGTAAACAATTGATTTATAGTATATTGCAAGCCAAGGTTTAGGCACTTAGTTCTCTATTTTTATTTTAGTTATTTCTCCAGGTTATTATTTTTACAAATGAGTTTCTGGTGTCTATAACGGCCTCTAAGTAGCAGGAAAATTAGAGCTTTGCCGCTTCACCCATCTTAATTATTTGAGTCTAAACAATAAAATTCGCGCTATGTAGTAGTTTATTTCTAACAGCTAATGACATTTAACACTAGCTATCTGGATAACAAACTGTTCATGAACGTTCATATATCATTTCAATTGTACACTAAAGAATGATTTTTTTATATTTATGTAACAATAAACGATAACTGAAATTATCAACTTTCAGGAATAAAGTAAAGTAAAGCAAGCCATGTTTCGGTCTTACCGAAACAGCTTGCCGGGATACCCGGACCCGATATACCTCACTTCGTTCAGCACATCAAAACAAAGAGATTCGTCACGATGGACGATCAAAACACGGCATTGCAGTCAATACCTGTCTTCAGAATGATGCAATCTGACAAAAAATCTTTGGTGACAACCCAACAAGGCACCATAAAATAAACTTCCTGTATGCAAATTTTGCTCTTCTAATAAGAGTTTATGACAGATTTGAATACAGAAAGGCACCGACAATCACTATCATGCAAGTACGAAACAGAACTCAACTCTGATAAATCGCTTGTTTCTGCCTCTGAGATGCATTTAAAGGCACCGCTAAACAGCGGAACAGCTACACCGCGACGCAACAACACCGCCAAACAGCGGTGTAGCTATGTGAAATTAAAGCAGCAATACGTATGAGCAGGCCGCAATTGCCGAAGGAACAGAAGCGTTCCATCAAGATCACGTTCAGGCTGGCTGAAAAAGAAAAAATAAAGATCGAAGAAGCGGCCAAAGTTTGCGGCCTGCCAGTCGGTATTTTTATCAGGGAGAAATTGCTGAAAAGCAAATTTCCTGAACCCAAAGTTGCCAAAGTTGATCTGCAAACCTATCAGGAACTGAAAAAGATCGGTGTCAACGTTAACCAGTTGGCAAGGCATGCCAATGCCGGAAGGTTACCTACAGGTATCCTTGCGATCCTGATGAAACTGATACAGCAGGAAAATAAAATCATTAATCTTTTGCTTTATGATCGCGAGTCAGAAAATAGGTAAAAGCTTTATGGGTGCTTTAAACTACAACCTTAAAAAGCTTGACCATCCCGATCCAAAAAAGCGGGCGGACTTACTGGATAGTAATTTCAGTTCGATGGATGTCAAACTTATTAAACAGGAAATTGACCTTATTAAATCATTGAAACCGAATCTGGGCAGGTACGTGTACCATACCAGCCTGAACTTCTCAAAGGAAGATCAGTTGGACAATAATAAGCTTTTGACTATCGCCCATGATTATCTAAGGGAAAGCGGCTACACCAATAACCAGTATATGATATTCCGGCACCATGATGCAGACCATCCGCATATCCACCTGCTTGTAAACCGCATAACTTTTGATGGTGAGGTTGTTTCAGACAGCAATAATTATAAGAAAAGCGAGGCTATACTTAGAAAACTGGAACAGCTGTACAGCCTGACAGCAGTACAGCCAAGCAGCAAAGTAGCGCAAAAGGCAGTCACAAAGGATGAACTGGAAATGGTCTTGCGAACTGGTAAAGCATCTGAAAAGATGGTACTACAGGAATTAATGAAGGGACTACTTAAACAACGGAACCTTGATATTAAAATCCTTATCAGGCAGGGAGAGCAAGCAGGTATTAATTTCTTGTTCAATCAGGCATCTACCGGACGGGTAACAGGCATCACTTATTTCCACAATGGTTTTAAAATAAAAGGCCAGGCATTGGGCAATCAGTTCAAATGGGCAGAGATCATCAAGAAAATTGAATATAAACAAAATAGAGACCGCGAAACAATTAGCCAGGCAAACAGCCGGACAACAGCAAAGTACGGGCAGCAAACAGCAACAGGAGAATATACCGCCGCAAGCTGGCAGCCCGGAACAGGAAGTAACGTGGTTCCTTCGGATCTTACAACAGGTTCACCAGAACTCGGAGGAGACGAAAGAGCAATTGGCGGTGGCTTGGTTACAGATGAAGAACTTGGAAACCCAGCTGGCAGAACTGAAGAAAGAACATGGAAAGCAGGTCAGGATGCTGATCTTTCTGATCATCGCCCCATTGATCGGGAGTATGGTGGCTTTGGTCATAATTTCGGCAATGAAATAAGCGACGATGTAGATGATGAAGCAATACATGGCAGAAACAGGCACCGGGAAAGAAAAGCACGTACTAACAGAAGATAAGAGATTTTTAAGACCAACCGTTTTGCTTCATTACTTCGAACTGTAAGTATAGCCAGCTGATGTGTCCGGCTAATTTTTCCCTGACTAAAACTTCGTCTTCCGATTTAATTGTCAGCCCATGAGCTGCTAATATGATATTTTCGGTAATTTCTATTTTGACCGTCAGCAACAAAAAGCGATCATAAAGATCTTCACGGCTGAAAAAGCCGTCAGCAGGATTCTTAGGATCAAAATCAGGTAAAGCCCTTCGCGCTTCCAGCCGTTCAGGATTCGACAGATCGTCTTTCGGAAAACCGATTATGTCTAAAACAACATCATAATTATTGACAAGCAGATTTGTTAAATCGATGCCCAGATCACTCAACTGCCCGGTAAAAGTGGCTAATTTATACTGTTCAAATAACAGGTTAACGAGATGTTTTTTCATGGTGCTATTTATTTTTATAAAGTTACTGCAAATCCATACCTCAGCGGTAAAACGTATGTCAGTAAAGCATGAGTAAAAAACAATTGCTGTTGGTAATTTACCATTTGCATGCGTATGGTAGAATTTACATTTTCACATGATTGGTTAGTGGAAGAAATTATACAGCATAATTTGAAAGCAAACGATGTTAAAAGACTACAACAAGAATGTTTTAGAGTTCGCTCAGAAATGGCGAACGGGAACGATTAGCGTTCAGGAAATGAATATGCTGAATGATTGGTTTTATGCCCTTGAGGGCGTTGCTTTGGGCTGCCCTGACGAAGATACTGTTGATAAAGTGGAGAAGCGGTTACACCAACAGCTTTGGGAGCCAATAAAAAAGCAGGATGGTGAAGATGGGCCGCCACATCCTTGGCATTGAAAGGATTGGCATTTAATATCGCATTTAGGTTATCTGCTTCTAAGTAATTCGACTTTTTCCTTTTCAGATTGCAATAGGCGTTCAAGTAGTAACACCTTTTCATCATACAATTCAACTATTTTCTCAATAGGATTAAAATAAAATGTGCCGTGATTACCGTAATTACTTTGGGCACCGTGATTATTCGAACCCTCGTAGTTATTTTGAATATTATAAATCACAGCTTCATCACTGTAGTTCTTTATTGCCTCAGAAGATACACCTAAAATTACTGCGACCTTTTCCAATACTTCATCTTCGATGGTTTCTGCTTGTTCCATACGCGAAACCGTCTGTTGGCTAACACCTAACTCAGAAGCAAGATGTTCTTGCTTGATGCCGCGTAATTCCCTGATACGGCTAATCTTACGGCCTATATGTGTGTTGGATGGTTTAGCAGTTGTTTCCATATCTC
It encodes the following:
- a CDS encoding transcriptional regulator, encoding METTAKPSNTHIGRKISRIRELRGIKQEHLASELGVSQQTVSRMEQAETIEDEVLEKVAVILGVSSEAIKNYSDEAVIYNIQNNYEGSNNHGAQSNYGNHGTFYFNPIEKIVELYDEKVLLLERLLQSEKEKVELLRSR